From Chryseobacterium camelliae:
GGTTGCTAAAGCAAAAGATAAAAATGACAGCTTCCGTCTGATGGGCTTTGGTCACAGAGTATACAAGAACTTCGATCCTAGAGCAAAAATCATCAAAAAAGCGGCAGATGATATTCTGAATGCGCTGGGTATCCAGGACAAAGCTCTGGATATTGCAATGCAATTAGAAAAAGTTGCGCTTGAAGACGAATACTTCGTTGAAAGAAAACTATATCCTAACGTAGACTTCTATTCCGGAATTATCTACAGAGCATTGGGAATCCCTACAGAAATGTTTACCGTAATGTTTGCATTAGGAAGATTACCGGGATGGATTGCCCAATGGAAAGAAATGAGGCTGAAAGGAGATCCTATCGGAAGACCGAGACAGGTATATCAGGGGTCTCAGAAAAGAGATTACATCGATATTGCTAACAGATAATATTCTTATCATATACAAGAAAGGCTGCCCAACGGACAGCCTTCTTTTTTTTGCTAAAATTTTATTTAAGGACAATAACATTTCGTACAAGTCCAGACCGTACATTGCCCTGTTGCGTCATCATATTCGCAGCAACGTCTTCCCGGTGCTGCTGCTACACCACCTAAAATGGATTTCTGATGTGTTCTGTCTAATTTCTGTGCATTTTTAAGCACTTGGTTTTTTCTGTTCATAGCTTTTGGTTTTGATGTTAATGAAAAAATAATTCTCTTTGAACTATATCACTAATATATGAAAATAATCAATATGAAATTTTTTTTATTTTATGCTATGAAGATTATTATTAAAAATATCTGGAAACTCCTGATATGGAAGGGGAAAACAATACTTATTGAAGAATTCGCCGAAGTAAAAACTATGTAGATATATTTTACAGGATAAATCATTGAAATGCCGGTAAAATACAAAAGTTTTGTGGGTTCGGCCCTTTACTTATATTTGTATTTTGCATAAAATCTTTATGAAACTGAATATAAAAAATGAAACGGGGAGGCTGAAATCTGTTGTTTTAGGTCAGCCCAATTCAATGGGACCAGTCCCTGGTCTGGACGAAAGCTATGATGCTAAATCCTACTATTCCATCCAAAATAATATATATCCCAAAGAACAGGATATCATCAGCGAAATGAATGCTTTTGAGGCTGTACTCAAAAAATATGGTGTTGAAGTATTGCGCCCGAGTATTATAGAAAACTACAATCAGGTATTTGCAAGGGATGTGGCATTTGTGATTGATGATAAGATGATTATCTCCAATGTGATTGCAGACCGGGCAGATGAGCAGGATGCTTACCAGAAAGTTTTTGAAAAAGTGGCCTGGAGGAAAATCATCAACCTTCCGGAAACGGCTCACATCGAGGGTGGTGACGTCATTGTATGGGATGATTTCCTTTTTATCGGTACCTGCTTCAGTGAAGATTACCGAAGCTATAAAACGGCAAGAACCAACGAATATGCCATCGAAATCCTGAAAGAATACTTTCCCAAGAAAAGGATTATTGACCTTGAACTTAAGAAGAATGATAAGATCCCTTATGAGGGCATTTTACATCTGGACTGTACATTTAATCCGGTAGGAGAGGACAAATGCATCATTTATAAAAACGGATTTGTGGATGAAAGCGATTACCGTTTGATCATTGATATCTTCGGTGAAGAAAACTGCTTCCATATTAATGATGAAGAGATGTTTGAGATGTTTCCGAATATCTTTTCCATCGCGCCTGATGTAGTGGTTTCCGATCAGTCTTTTACCCGAATGAATGACTACCTCAGAAACGAATGGGGAATGACTGTGGAAGAAATCCCTTACCGTGAGATTTCAAAAATGGGGGGATTACTGAGATGTTCCACGATGCCATTGGTGAGAGAGTGATGTAATAAAACGAGAGTCAATCTTTTAATCTCTCAATTTTTCAATTTTTAAATCAAAAAAATGCAGACAACAGATACTGTACTCATGATAGAACCGATTGCCTTCGGTTTCAATGCGGAAACGGCAGAAAATAACTATTTTCAGGTAGAGCAGAAAGAATTGGATATCCAGGAAAAGGCATTGGCTGAATTCAGGACTTTTGCTGAAAAGCTCAGGAACAAGGGAATCAATGTAATTGCCATACAGGATACGGCAGATCCCCATACGCCCGATTCCATCTTTCCAAATAACTGGGTAAGTTTCCACCGGGACGGAAAAGTTGTCCTGTATCCGATGTTCGCAACCAACAGAAGAGTGGAAAGGCGAGAAGACATTATCGAAAGCATTAAAAGCCAGGGATTCCAGGTGACTGAAATCGATGATTGGTCTTTCCCTGAAATCCAGGGGCATTATCTGGAAGGAACCGGAAGTATGATTTTTGATCATGACCATAAAATTGCCTATGGCTCTGTTTCCCTGAGGCTTGATGAAGCCCTCTTCAGGGAATTCTGTGCGAAATATGGCTTTACGCCGGTGGTATTCCATTCTTATCAGACGGTAGGCTCCGAAAGGCTACCGATTTATCATACCAACGTAATGATGTGTGTCGCAGACCGGTTTGTGGTGATCTGCCTGGATTGTATCGATGATGAAATGGAAAGGGCTAAAGTTTCAGAAACCATTAAAAATTCAGGGAAGGAAATCATCGAAATCTCAGAAGACCAGATGCACCAGTTTGCCGGAAATATGCTTCAGGTACAAAATACGGATGGACAAAAATTTCTTGTTATGAGCGAAACTGCCTACAGGTCCTTAAGCCCGGATCAGGTTTCAGCGATTGAAAAATACTGTGAAATCATTTATGCAGATTTACATACCATTGAAGTGAACGGAGGAGGCAGCGCAAGATGCATGCTGGCCGAGGTATTCCTGCCGAAAAAATAATATATTTGCGAAAAATATTTCTTTGAAATCATTATCAAGCAAAGGATTACATATTCTTCTGACCTTGGAAACAGAGTCAGAAGAATTGTTATTAGACAGCAACAGCTTCCTCGAATTCATCCGTAAATTAGTACCGGAAAACGGAGCGGAGATCGTAGGTATAACCAATCACATTTTTGACAATAAAAGCTTCACATCAGCAGTTTGCCTCAAGGAATCTCATTTATGTATTCATACATGGCCTGAGTTTAAGCAGCTTACATTTGATGTTTTTCTCTGTAATTATATTCAGGATAATACTGAAAAAGTAGAAAGGATTGCCGATCTGGTGACGGCATATTTTAATGGAGTAACCATTCATAAACATAAAATTTACAGATAATATGCATTACATCTGCCCTGTCTGCAAAACAGAAAACAGGTATGAGGTTACCTTTGATGCAGTGGAATACATCTGTAGGTCATGCTCCAATATTATTGATATACAAAAAAATATTCCTACCAAAGTAGTGACAAAACCTATTATGGCGGTGGTATTGGAAATAGGCCAGAAAGGAGCTATGGATGGAGTAGAATATATAGTTACCGGAATAATTATCCGTAAATATGGATTAAACGTTTATTGGCGTGAATACTATTTAAAAGACCGTGAAGGAAAAGATGCCTTTCTGAGTGAAAGTGATGGGCATTGGGTATTCCTTCACCCGATTCAACTTACAGAGATCAAAAAAGATAGCAGCAGAAAAATAGCTGAATGGTCCGGCCGCAAATATAGATGGTACGAAACCACGCAATGCCATATTCACGCAGCTGCCGGAATATTTGATCAGCGGCTTTATTTTGCGATTGCTACTTATAAAGAATATGTGAATGGGGTAAATATGATTTCTCATGAACAATCGGGAAGCAGCAATGAATTTTTTTCCGGAAAGCATATTTCAAGATTTCGGGTAAAAAAAGCATTTAAAATCTCTTCACTTCCCAATTATTCTGGAATAGGAATAGTTCAGCCGTTCTATATCAATTTCAGGCAGTGCATTAATATTTTTGCGTTTTTTGCCCTGTTCATTTGTTTTATCCAGTTTTATGTGGTGGCTACCAGGTCGAATGAAATAATATTTGAACAGAACATCAGTTTTAAGGATGTAAAAGAGAAAGAATTGGTCAGTAAAACTTTTCACCTGAAAGGGGGTTCTGCACCTCTTAAAGTATATCTTTTTTCTGAAGTTGAT
This genomic window contains:
- a CDS encoding dimethylarginine dimethylaminohydrolase family protein; this encodes MKLNIKNETGRLKSVVLGQPNSMGPVPGLDESYDAKSYYSIQNNIYPKEQDIISEMNAFEAVLKKYGVEVLRPSIIENYNQVFARDVAFVIDDKMIISNVIADRADEQDAYQKVFEKVAWRKIINLPETAHIEGGDVIVWDDFLFIGTCFSEDYRSYKTARTNEYAIEILKEYFPKKRIIDLELKKNDKIPYEGILHLDCTFNPVGEDKCIIYKNGFVDESDYRLIIDIFGEENCFHINDEEMFEMFPNIFSIAPDVVVSDQSFTRMNDYLRNEWGMTVEEIPYREISKMGGLLRCSTMPLVRE
- the ctlX gene encoding citrulline utilization hydrolase CtlX, with the translated sequence MQTTDTVLMIEPIAFGFNAETAENNYFQVEQKELDIQEKALAEFRTFAEKLRNKGINVIAIQDTADPHTPDSIFPNNWVSFHRDGKVVLYPMFATNRRVERREDIIESIKSQGFQVTEIDDWSFPEIQGHYLEGTGSMIFDHDHKIAYGSVSLRLDEALFREFCAKYGFTPVVFHSYQTVGSERLPIYHTNVMMCVADRFVVICLDCIDDEMERAKVSETIKNSGKEIIEISEDQMHQFAGNMLQVQNTDGQKFLVMSETAYRSLSPDQVSAIEKYCEIIYADLHTIEVNGGGSARCMLAEVFLPKK
- a CDS encoding S-adenosylmethionine decarboxylase family protein, whose product is MKSLSSKGLHILLTLETESEELLLDSNSFLEFIRKLVPENGAEIVGITNHIFDNKSFTSAVCLKESHLCIHTWPEFKQLTFDVFLCNYIQDNTEKVERIADLVTAYFNGVTIHKHKIYR
- a CDS encoding DUF4178 domain-containing protein produces the protein MHYICPVCKTENRYEVTFDAVEYICRSCSNIIDIQKNIPTKVVTKPIMAVVLEIGQKGAMDGVEYIVTGIIIRKYGLNVYWREYYLKDREGKDAFLSESDGHWVFLHPIQLTEIKKDSSRKIAEWSGRKYRWYETTQCHIHAAAGIFDQRLYFAIATYKEYVNGVNMISHEQSGSSNEFFSGKHISRFRVKKAFKISSLPNYSGIGIVQPFYINFRQCINIFAFFALFICFIQFYVVATRSNEIIFEQNISFKDVKEKELVSKTFHLKGGSAPLKVYLFSEVDNSWASVGLSLVNEGNNEIIYTSKDIEEYHGYEDGESWSEGGKNEEFNFCGIAPGRYHFLISAERQEPIESSLPAGFTTSDNKLSLRRNEYGIITVTDNNSLEKMTFSNADILAKDSSSTIGKLTHETFYKKNIDSLLNANLISTSSVNDTNRSVKVTAKWLPVSFWNFGIVLMLIVTFVIICFFGRRTFEKYKWKNSSNSPYPES